The DNA window GGGCACCGTGCTGCACTTCGGCAAGCCGCGCGACATGGGCGGCAAGGCGTACACGCTGGTGTGGGGCCGAACGGCCAAGGCGTTCGACCCCGAGATGAAGACCATGCCGCTGCGCAGCTTCACGCCCACCATGGAGACGCGCGAGCAGGTGGGCGAGGTGATCGTGCGCGGCACCAACCCCGCCACGGGCGAGAAGATCGAGGGCAAGGCCGCGGCCGGCGACGAGGAGGGGAAGATGGGCGGCACCTCCACCGGCCCCGCGGTGGCGGAGAAGGCGTTCGGCAAGAAGACCACGCTCTTCGTGAACGAGCCCGTGACCTCGCAGGCCGAGGCCGACGAGCGGGCCAAGGCCATCTTCAACGACCGCGCGCTGCGCTTCGTCACCGGGCGCGGCGCCACCATCGGCCTGCCGGACCTGAAGCCGGGGATGGTGGTGGAGATCGACGGCGTGGGGCCGCGGTTCAGCGGCGACTACTACGTGACGCGCACCACGCACTCGCTGGGCGGCGGCGGCTACCGCACCGACTTCTCCGCGCGCCGCAACTCGGTGGGATGATGAGCCTGATCGACCTGCTCCAGGGGCCGGACCCGCACGCGGATCGGGTGTACGGCGTGGTGACCGGCGTGGTCACCAACAACGAGGACCCCGACGGGCTGGGCCGCGTGAAGCTGCGCTTCCCCTGGTTCAGCGACGAGGACGAGAGCGGCTGGGCTCGGTGCG is part of the Longimicrobiaceae bacterium genome and encodes:
- a CDS encoding contractile injection system protein, VgrG/Pvc8 family — translated: MSAEFFAPELKVEVNGTRLAADVSKNITDVSVTLAAGAIDELTLTVANPYPLMPWTHGDKADLFQEGVGVKISMGYVDALQLLFDGEITGLAPSFPEGGTPTLQVTGQSRLHRLLPGTKRRTFAKMTDQQIVQKIAGEAGLTASADATDVTFEHVEQNGTDFDFLQERARRIRYELWMEGTVLHFGKPRDMGGKAYTLVWGRTAKAFDPEMKTMPLRSFTPTMETREQVGEVIVRGTNPATGEKIEGKAAAGDEEGKMGGTSTGPAVAEKAFGKKTTLFVNEPVTSQAEADERAKAIFNDRALRFVTGRGATIGLPDLKPGMVVEIDGVGPRFSGDYYVTRTTHSLGGGGYRTDFSARRNSVG